The stretch of DNA TTAAGTAGAGTTATAATTATCGACAGGGTTGTTTGGGCTGTGATAATTTTTTGGCACCGCTGTTGTATATATTTGGTTAGAAGCTGACACCTTACAAACACATAGTGTAGGTGAGGGTGTGAAGTCTGTAGATGTCCAGCAGACTTTAACTGCCTGCTCCATCTACATACACAATTTAAAAAGTGTCAAAGTGGGCTTTTTACATTCAGAAGAGGAGACACTTTGATCTCTTTGAGCAGTAGTTGCCCCTCAAGACTTAGAATAttgaataaataatattttttccagttgttatGCCAACACAATATGCTTTGCTCTAACATGTTGTAACATAGAAGTTATagaatttgaaaatgaaagtacTAATATCCTgaacaagcttttaaaaatgaaatggttcTGACTTTGGATCAAAAGCAGAGGTCTAATTTCCCTGCAAAACAGATTGCAAATCTTTAGTTGCATTTAGGACACAGAGCTAAGCAAAGGCTGAAAAGGCAGAAGCCACAGATTTTTGACATTTATGGACTATTGCCATACCCTTAAATTTGCATGCCAGAGTGGTAGTACTTGtctaaacacttttttttaaaggaagaatttaATTAGTTTCAAGCACAGTCTAATTCTCCTTGTCCATGCAAAGTGCTGCTGGTTTTATGGCATCTGCTGAGGTAATGACATTTGTTATTGAAGGAGAGTGTCCATTCTTACATctttacagtaatttttatcTCAATTCTTAATTGTTAAATCTGAAGAGGAAGCTTGCATGCAAGCCCCATTGCATTCTGTACAAGAGGTCAAATCTGGCTTTTTTATGCATTCTGCACTTAGCAAATGATACCTTGTGGAACTAAAATGTTCACCTATGAGAGGAGAGAAAGCTCCCATGCTTTGCTTCTTGGCAGTTGACCttcttttcacatttgtttaaaattagcCTTTCATTATAAGCCAAAGAAAAACACCGCAAGGgattgttttgttcttttctaatGTATCTTACTTCTGATttcagcttggggaagagctgctgctgccacatACCTGGTTGGCTTTATACTTCTAGTCATCTGTTTTGCTCTGGCCATCATAGCGTTTGCCATTGACACACTTCGATTCAACTTCATACGTGGGATTGGAGGCTTGCTTTTTGTCGCTGGTAAGGCAATATATGAAGTCAAATTCAGCTTGTGCAGGTTTATCCGTACTAGAACTGGTATTTCCCTCAGCTGATTCTATACCCGAGTCTTTGCCTGTGTGCACTTGAGCTCTTTGTGAAAAATAACGTAAAGTCTGTCATGGCAGTGGATCGATTTTCAAATCCTCCAAAACATGGGTGGGTTTAGCTATAGCTAAATTATGGAGGCAGGCAACATGATGGGTGTTAGCTTaaccattttttgttttctcctgtttcttcagctgtgttCTCTGTCATGGGCCTGGTCATTTATCCAGTGAAGTTCTCAACTGAAATTGAAATGACGGGTATCAATATGTTCAGCTGGGCCTACGGCTTTGGCTGGACCACCGCCATTATGGAAATATGCTTGGGATTCTTCTTCTGCTGCCTTCCTAACTATGAAGATCAGATCTTGGGTAATGTGAAGCCCACATATTTTTACTCTTCCCCATAAACACCAGGAAAAATATGTTCATATTCCAGAGATATCTGACAGACGAGCTATGTTTTCCAGAATATCATCATCAGATGTTTGTAGAAAAGGCTGGAAACTCTTCAAATGCGTGTAGAAAAATGGTACTGACATTCTGCAATAAAGTTATCTACTCTATTTTGGACCTTCATATCTGATGTGGGTTGGTTAGATAAAGTCTAAACATTAAAACAACCTTGTGTTTCCTCATTCATTCCCATGACTGGGGTGTATGTGGATTCCATTGCATCTTAAATGCATTCATATTTCTAATTaaattcagaaaagcttttcaaatggccaataaacaaaacaacaaatatCATCTTCCTGAAGGAAAGCAGCTCACAAAAATCCCATTTCGTAGGTATCATCTTTAACCTGAAGATTTTGCAAATTTTTCAAGAAGGCAAATACCTTTATCCACTGACTGCCAAAGTAGTAAATTAGTCAGCCAGCACTTCATaggtttgctttcatttttcattcattcactTAAGCCATAGGGACAGGGTAAGAAAAGGACAAGAGGAAGCCCCCTACCAAAGCCAGCATCTTGACTTTTACCCATCCATGTGGAATGtaagtatttatttctaaatttttgtAAGAGTAAGCAAGAACCATCAGTAAACCCTTAAAAATCCTGGCATGCCATTACTGGGGCCACCACAGAGTGAGCAGAGGCGACTTCAAACCACCCCTGCAACCTACAGACCTGGTTTGAAGAGGCTCCTCCTGTGGCTTTCTTCATGGGCATCTGCCTCTTTTATCCACTATATCAAAATCTATGGCATTAAAAAGCTCTGTTATAGTGGTCCAGCTCTTTTATCCAGCATAGAAGGGTCAGGAAGGACTTAAGCAGAGGTATGATTCCCCCACACATCAGAATTTGAGCTGGAGCAGTGTGAGTGTAGGTATCAAACATTTGTTAAAAGGCCCCTTTTTCATTGGTTTGCTGTTTGTAAGTATCTTAAAAGTGGGAAGCGTATATTGTCGTACATAACTGTAAAATGCATAAATACCCCTTACCATCTCATACTAAGGCTCTTATGGAGAAAATCACATCATAAACCACCTTTCAGTATCTTATACTCCACAGTGCTGCAAGCCTCGATATATTGAAATATACTCAAGACTCTGCTGGTTTCTGCCTTGTTAATCCTAACTTTATAATGTTCCATTTCTTCTCTTAAGTGAAAAAATGGATAATTTCGCTATATGGAAAAAGAAGTCTGATCGAAATCCTTAGCTACAGAGGATTATTAGCTTGTAACATATCTGCAATTTTGTAACTATGCATACTTTATGAAAAGTGCCCTGCCAAGTATTCTTTACTGCAAAGAGTGAGAGGTAGAAaatttttttagtgaaaaaCTTCTGGGTAGCTAAAATTAATCAAGGCACAGGACTTAACTTGTTGTTTTGAAGCAGCTAACTCCACTCACTTTTAGGAGTGTCTTCTAACTTTGATCAGTAAACATGAGAAATGAGAAATCAGACCAATGGGGAGGGAATAGTTAGACAAGAACTTGCAAATACATTAAGAAGATGTTTCCTACttggaaggaaattaaaatgaaatagattTGAGAAAACAGTTTGTATAAAATGGCTTGCAATTCTTTGTGTAATATTATCTGTTCAGGAAAAGAATTATCATAAATCTTTTCATTATGCTTATTATACCTAATAAATGATGGTATCTATGTATTGTTTCAAAAATGAGTCTTAGTTTTTGTTCTCTACTAAGACCGGGGAGTTGTGGAAGCCCCCAAAGCCTCCTCTTCTCAGGCACCACCCGGGAGCACCTGGGTACACTGGCTGGATTTTGAGAGGGGAGAGTAACTTACAAATCTAGCATCACAACAGCTTGTATTATTCTTCAGTCCTCTTCTGGCTGTCTCCTGAGGCCTTGTTCACAAGCACATGAGAATAGTTGAATTGCTTTCTTTGCTTATGGGCTATGTGGTGTCAAGTAGCTATGCGCACGATTCTGTGCTACACAGTGCTACAGCTCGTTTTCGCACGGAGGGTAATGCACTCATGTTCCCTGAATAGGAAGCCGGTGCAGTCCTGCTCAATGTTTTTGCTCCAACAAATGTGGCAATCCCCTGAGGAAGCAAAAGGGAACTTGAGCAACCACTGATTATATTTACAGTTTCTTTAACATTAGCTGGACACTGACCCAACGTCTGGAGGTGGGGAAAGGTGCACAAAACAAGGTTTAGTGTGACTACAGCCTTGATGAGAGAGCAGAGcgtaattaaaaagcaaagaaaatctcCAGCGATcatctcccttcttccctcctctcccttgctgctttcagcagcttcaccacctcctctctctccctctcctcctcttcctcctcctcctccctaagGGTGACGAAGCGGTGTCAGGGCTGGTGGCTGCGGCTCTGCGGGATGCAGCCCCAGTCCCCATTCCCCACtgcccctttccccttcctgggTGAGAAGAGGAGTGAAGCACCTTTGCTgaccccagagcagcagcagggacccTAGCCTGGCTCCCCGCCCCAGGGTCCCACAGGGAAAGGCTTTCTCTAAAAAACGGAGGGGGTCCGGTGGGTATCCAACAAGCAGAAGCATCACGGGCTAGAGCTCAAGTGCCTGCCTTTAGGGTAGTTTGCTTCCAGCCATGCCCTGCCTTCAGGGTAGTTTGCTTTCAGTCATGCTAGGCCAGTTCAGCACAGATCCCTAGAAAGACACACCCCAAACTCTGCGCCAGAAAAACAGTGAGAAGTATAAAACTGTTGTACAGATCCCAGTGCTGTTTCCTGTGACTGCTGTGACAGGGGAGCACGGCAAAAGCAGCATGCAAAATGCCATtggacagaaaaggaagctaAATCCAGAAGCCAAGGATTTGCCTCAGCTAGATTATTAACTAACTAGGTTATCAACTAGCTAGGTTATCAACTAGCTAGCTTATCAACTAATTTGTTAAAATAGTCTACAGCCAGGTCAGGTAGATTATTAACTAACCAAATTGTTAGATTAATTTGAGCTAAGTCAGCATCAGAAAGTTTGGATTTTCAAGCAAAGGAGAAATTAGAGGAAGAGAAGACATCCCTTTAGTTCTGCATCTCTGTTTGGCAGGGTTCTTGCTCCAAGTCTTGTCTATAAGAGAAAAGGGCACTTAACCACTAAGAGCAGCACAATAGAAGACTTAAAGTTTCTTTGTGCCCAATGGCAATGCTAAAGAGAGGTCAGGAAAGAACAACTGTCTGCAAGATTTGGCTTTTGAGAACATTAGGTCTGCTACAACAACAGAAGTAAAGACTTGACTGCCAAAAGCATTGCTGCTGTTCCCGTCAAATTAAGAATTAGGGAAACATCCTCcaacaaacacattttatctAATTCAAGTATgctactgaaaagcaaaggaaaaattgtGCGGAAAACAAGTGGGATGTCAAGCAGCCCTACATgacaaaataagcaaaagaaataacGAAAACTCTCTATTGGTAAGTTAATACATTCAATTTAATTTCTGGTGTTTCTGCCAGAGCTTGTATAACATGTGGACTTCTTGGTCTTTTCAATTTTCTCTGCAAATATGCCCATATTTCACTATACATTTTTCAGGCACCTGCCATTTGGTCTTAAAATACAGCCTGCTTAATCAATAATTCAAATGCAATCTAGTTTGCAACTGTATTAAAGTTGTGCATATTTTGTCATATGAACTAATGCTATGAGTGATGTTTTGACCTCATTGACATCACTTGCAAAACTTTTATTGATTTTCTTGCGGCTGACATTTCATCCTTGAAGCGCAAACCCTTTTTTTCACATGTGCTCAGAATCAATACTATCTCTATGGGATGCTTCATTGatttcagcagctctgtttACTTCTGGAGTAGGACAGTAGTCCGTACAAGGTAAGGAACAAGAGTTACAACAGGCAGGATCATTCCCAGAATAAAGGGCAATTCAATATGTGTAAGATTAGCAGAGTCTGGGTCATAATTAAATCGCATTTTGTTAGATACACAACATGGTTGCAGGAGAAagattcatttttccttttgacacATCTCAGTTGTGCAACAGTTATTACTTCTTATAATTCAGTTCCTTGGAACACTTCCTTGCACATTTCTATATTCACTGGATTTCTGTGTGCTGTGAAGATGAGTAGGtttaagaaaagaatgaaacaatCAAGTTTGTGATAAAAGAGAACAGAATTGGCCCATTTGTACACTCTGTTGGAAAGAGGGAATCAAACCATCTTGCTAGAAGGACGGTGAGTTGAACAACCAAAGAATTACTTCTAAGTCATATCAGAAATTCGAAACTGAGAATCGAAAGACTGCTATATAGTTAATAGTGGGGAAAGAGAGACGAAGGCATGTGCATCTTCCTTCATCTCTTTCCTCACTGCCAAAATATTGCTTTTCCTAGAAAGTTTGGTTTTAAGAAAGAATTGTTACTCTGGTGCAGCTGCATAATAGTATCTAGGCCTAAATTTTATCTGCAAAGTTCTTCAGTGCTAAGTGCCAAAATCTAGAAAAGCACCTGGATATGCTTAAGGTTGCGTATGGTGTGGTGGGGTCATCAGAGCTGTTTACATAGATGGTTCCTTAAGTGACTTAATAAATTAGGGCTCATATGCCTGTCTACACACACTGGTTAGTTCCACAGATTTCCTGCATATGAAGTGatgtagcaatttttttcaattttgcttttcattttttatgatCGGAGTGAAAATGTGGATGCATCATAGAATTTTGCATGTGACTGCTGGGTATGAGGAGAATTTGAAGGAACAACTTTCAAAATAGTTTTACTGTTTATGATAAATGTGGTGAGAGTAGATCAAACTGCCCTCTCTTGGATAGCTTTTATGATACATCCTTTTACTTGTGCCACTGTTTGCCTAAGCcatctttttctgtaaaaacagtTTTTTGAAAACCTATTCTAATGATCATATCgtactgaaaagaaattatattagGTATCCATGGAGAACCCATCGTAAAGCACTTTGAATAGCCCTTGATTGTTCAAATGCAGTTCAGACAGAGAGAGATGTTGCCTGTAGGATTTTTCCTCAAAGTAGTGTAAATCCAAAAGAAGCAGATTCACTCAACTGTTGACTGTACACCTGGGTTACATGCCCAGCTCTGTATTTCTTACAAAGTAACTAGTGCCCTAGAGCCTTGTCCTtagcaaaacaacaaacaaataagtaaaatgcaaaccagaaaaacagagaaggaaaaatattacataaaggtgtttacatatacacatactTTGTATCACCAATTAGTCTATAGTTGACCTCAATGTGAGTGAGGATGGACCAAAgttatgtaaaatacatttgagTTTGCACTGTTATTTCcagtttttcattcttttttttctcccatatgGAATTTTTCTCACCTCACTTCTGTAGAGCATTGCTGCTTTTTGGTAAGCTGTCCCAGTTCTACCACACTCTATCCTGACAAGCACACCGATGCTTATATCTGAAGCTTATATGAAGTATTAGTACA from Haliaeetus albicilla chromosome 7, bHalAlb1.1, whole genome shotgun sequence encodes:
- the LOC104317005 gene encoding p53 apoptosis effector related to PMP-22 translates to MVKYGLDYTRCRWILPLLLGIGVIFGIIALAGRGWLESQTLPYVHQASLWESCRRPDQGGQWTCESLMGYAWGRAAAATYLVGFILLVICFALAIIAFAIDTLRFNFIRGIGGLLFVAAVFSVMGLVIYPVKFSTEIEMTGINMFSWAYGFGWTTAIMEICLGFFFCCLPNYEDQILGNVKPTYFYSSP